The Cherax quadricarinatus isolate ZL_2023a chromosome 85, ASM3850222v1, whole genome shotgun sequence genome segment AATGTAGACATTAAGAGGTCAGGtcactctcaaatccagccattctcactagtagaggttgttgaagtggttccaagtctgtaccaagatacccttgtgttgcagtgtctgacagagtgaacaataaaatggtataaaataccgacaggttgtttaggtaagacatatatgcaacagttaggtatctttatttcgaaacgtttcgcctacacagtaggcttcttcagtcgagtacagaaaagttgatagaagcagaagatacttgaagacgatgtaatcagtccatcacctcctggcgctatataaggctccatcctatcacttcaactccatattattccagacaatggaacaatactcttctccagactgagggactgaccacctcaaaacgttaagggtgatggactgattacatcgtcttcaagtatcttctgcttctatcaactttgctgtactcgactgaagaagcctactgtgtaggcgaaacgtttcgaaataaagatacctaactgttgcatatatgtcttacctaaacaacctgtcggtattttataccattttagtgtttatttttatatagccggacttgagtcctggaaatgggaagtacaatgcctgcactctaaaggaggggttcgggatattggcagtttggagggatatgttgtgtatctttatacgtttgtagatgaatggttcagagaaccgacatgttgataaattagacacatgtgcaactcttgggcatctttattgagatgcccaagagttgcacatgtgtctaatttatcatctttatacgtatatgcttctaaactattgtgttctgggcacctctgcaaaatcagtgattatgtgtgagtgaggtgaaagtgttgaatgatgatgaaattattgccattttggggattttctttctttttgggtcaccctgcttcggtgggagacggccaacttgttaaaaaaaaattacctttcAACCTACACAAATTGACAGGTGTCCACTGTGCTGGGTGACCAGGCACAGCTGCCTACGCTGGGCACCCAGACTTCAGTCATAAAAACCATGTTCGCGAGTGAAGAAGCGAGTGTACGGACTCTGCCTAATTAAGCCGATCTATTAACTACCTAGTTGGGGAGCTACTTACCCCACTCTAGGCTAGAGCCGTGAAGTTTTCTAACATTCGATAACAGGACTCACGAAATCTCACAAAATCGTGGTTTATTCCATAACACGCCACAACATCACCCCTTCACGGCTGACCAGGTTACAAATCGATGGCTTCCCATGTGGGCAGAGCCAGATACAGATCTGTGACTCATACAATGTATCACAGGGATTCTTACTGGAGCAACACAGACCCCCACACTGCACAACGGTAAGTGCCTATTAACAATATTATCAAATGCTCATTTTTTTTGTACGTTTTGGGACTGGCCAATGTGAACGGTCTTCTACCAGCCTTCAGATCATCAGAGATACAACTACACCTGCAACTGGCTTacaacactgaaaaaaaaataccacgggcgggaatggaacccgcgatcagagtcataaaactccagaacgacgcgttagccactgagccagctggctacaataagattcatccaactatgaGCATATGATGATATACCTatttgaatgaatcttattgtagccagcttgcCCAGTGGCTAACTTgtgggtctggagttttatgactgatcgcgggttctattccagcccgtggtatggtttatttgcaatcgtgtcattacgatttcgtgagtcagttacaACACTGTCCTGGTGTAGAACTATAGTTAAGAATTCAATTAACTAGAAATGGGATGGCAGATTTCTTGGGCTGAATTCCATATTGGCTTGACTGGATCAGCTaatcatacacccacacatacaccctctATTCTACACAAAAtgtgaagaagtcactggctggcgaagcgtttcctcaataaagattcccggatgttgcacaagtgtctcattcatcaacgtGTCAGTTTAGTAACCAATTTTCATCACGATTTAACAGCAAATGCCTAATTTTACTCGCAAGGATTTTCCTGCTACCTACCGTTGTAACTAAGGTGCGATGGACGACCTTCGTCAGTGTGGTTCACTGCACTTCCTCTGTCAATATTAAAGACTGTCTGGTTGCTTAGGAACCCAGCGTGTTCTTTCTTCATGGGCTCAGCATCTGCATCGTGCCCCACCTGCAGAGATATGTTTCTGATGCTTAAACTGTCAACatttcacaaataacctgcacataggaaagaggagcttatgaagacgtttcggcccaacttggaccatttacaagtaacTAGGATGCGAGTGGAGACATTAGGGAGTGTTTCCTTAGGGGTCTGtccctgctgtccctattcacctagcaataagtaggtacctgggtgttacccgactggtgtgggtcgcatcctagggacaaaattaacctaatttgcccgaaatgctctgcataacaagggaatttctatatagtatgtcacagATATCAGCtgggtctgtatacgttgtacatgtactagttgaaatataaagattattattattaattattatttttattattataaattctctctcctatgtgcaagttatatgtgtattgttacagtcacggtattatggaaataagtcactctgtctgacttttttgggttatcccaggttctctacacatatgctgctatgtatgataattctatgtaactgtatttgtgtatacctgaataaatttacttacttacttaatgtCAATATTTCCTTGTCCCTAAGATGGTTATCCTGTAATCTAATTGTTATGaagatgaatagttcagagaaccgacaaattgataaattagacacatgtgcaacacttgggtatccagcccatggacccattacccaagtgttgtatatgtgtctaatttatcagtctaGTGGTTATAAACAAAACCATAACTTTTAAAAggttggaggggtaagccagtggaaggcctcggtcagatgatcaaaagctccagctgtgggtcatatgactcagacccgcgtcaggaaacacttgtctagtttcctgacaaaccttatctaacctaaaacCTAAGATGGTAAGCGTTGCAAGTCTTGTACATAACATGACTGAAGTTCCTTCCTTTTTTAAGTGTCAAGAATCTTGTTTACTGATTTGTAATCAAGAGAAAATCTCATTTTAGTGCTTTCTTAAAGAATAAGAAATAATTTTCTTGAGATATGCTGTCATTTTTTAAATAAATCCAAGCCATATTTAAGACAAAAATATGAAAGTCGAGATATATATTTCACTTCACAATGAATTCTGTAACTTAAAGTTTAAAGTAGAATGAGACGTAAACAAGAATATTCCACTCCTTGACACACTTGTCACTAGAGAAAACAAACAGcacaagcgcgcgcacacacaaggggtcacaattggaagttgaagactccgatgagtcaaagagatgttaagatgtatttatttattttaggaagtatttattcagtcagagttgtcatgaagtggaatagcctagaaagtgacgtagtgaagggaggaaccatacatagttttaagacaaagtttgataaagctcattgagcagggagaggagctatgatcgacccctgcaaccacaaataggtgactacatatacacacacacacacacacacacacgtttcatAATGATTAATGAAGATCAGAAAATCACATCGACATTGTTAACAATGGACTTCACTACAATACTCTCAAGTTTTACACAGGTTTACCTCAGTCAACATATCATGGGTGGTGGCTCCCACTTGCTTTGTATCTGGTAGTCCAAAAGTGCCAGGATCTGTAACTGCTcgagtggtggcggcggcggcagtggtGGTAGAAGGCAGACCTTCAGTGGGGTCTGGTGGATCTGTCGTGGTGGTTGACGGAATTGTAGTTTCTGAGAGGGTGTTGATAGAGGGATGAATCGtagcaggggtagtggtggtggtagtggtggtggtagtggtggtggtaatggtggtgggaaCAGTTGCTGTGGTAGGTTCCTGGAGGGTAGTGCTCTCCGCCGTGCTTTCAAAACCCAGGTTCTTCTTAAGCAACAATCTGTTGAACTCCATCAACTGGTCCAGTTTCTTGTAGTAGGGACAACTCTGGTAAATGAATGTTTATAGTTTAGTAATACGTAGAatatatctggagggtgttccgggggtcaacgcccccgcggcccaatccatgaccaggcctcagtgGATCCGCATTAAGAAGGAACCTAATAAATGTAGCTGATGACTCCTCTTTGGATGAAAAAAAACACGTTGCAGGAAATGAATTTATAGCTACAATTAAAACTAACAATGATCaaagtgccaaatcaaccaggctgtgatggatgtggggctgcgggccaccaacagcaacagcctggttgaccagcgaAATACCTgacgagcctggaccatggccaagctccgggagtagaaaatctctcggaactcttcaaaggtatatcaatggTATACACACCTCTCCCTGCTTGATGAGGGTCATCTTGGTTGGATCGACATCCATGGCTCTGAAACGTGAGTGGCACTCATTCTCCCGATTCCCCGGTAGTCTTGGAGTTCGACTCAACACCCAGGCGAACTCAGCGCGGAAGCCGAAGTATTCGAGGCAGGAGTACACGCAGGAGACGCTGTGATAGTCTGTGTGGACGACCTGTGGAGAAAcgtaagaaagaaagagagactgagggagagagaaagatagggcGAAAggtaaaaagaaaaaagaatttCCTTAATTCTGGCTTTTGAAATTAGTCAAACGTTGTATCTCGTTCACACCTACACATAAATTTTCACCCCTTACGTTCTTACATTCACCCTTCATGAGGGATACCATGGTGAAAGGCTCCTAATCCAAGGAACTGACGCTACCATTCTCTTccatggatcaaacctaattaattcccatttcccaggctctgtatgaccccgACAAATTCAGCCCTTCCTCACAAACAAAATATCCTGTGGCTCAGTCGGTAATTCCCTCATCTCACATACTGAAAGTCCGTGTTTCGACCCCCGACACGAGTGGAaacgctgggcatgtttccttacacctgctgtccctattcacataacagtaaataggtacctgggtgttagttaccttacatctTCTGCCTCTttttacctagcagtaggtaggtgccagtgtgttagttgagtgttatGGGTAACATCCCAGAGGGTGTTAGTGTACCTTGGAAAGGATTTTGCTTTGAAATCAGCTGAGTTAGGATAGCAGCACTTACAATGTTAATTCAGGTGTGTAAAAAaatattggtataaaccttggtaataaataccaggttagaagtgatcaaggtcccaggaccgaaacgttttctaataaatatgttatagtgtttgcttacgtgtctttctaaaccaaaaaaATATTAATCACCCACATTCATACTTTTAATCGCCTTCACTAGCTGAATTAATCGCGcgcgcatgtatgtgtgtgtgtgtgtgtacttacctagttgtactcgcctagttatggttgcaggggtagtcatagctcctggcccctcttcttaaaactatgtatgaatcttgcctccactacatcactctccagattgttctatTTCCCGACTGCCCTGCGTTGCGGATGCCACAGAACAGCTGGCACAAAGTCTTAGCAAATGATTCCACGAAACCACTGCAGCTCGAGCAGCATCTTGAAGAACCTCACTCAAGGTTACTTCAAAATGATCATGCATTTTTTTAAGCAAAAATCCGATGATTAAGAGAGAGACTGACTCTGGATGGCAGTGGATCCATTCAACAGACTTCAAAGGCAGGTACAAAGTGTCAGTCATGTTTAATTGCTCATCAAAATATTTTGTCATTCAGTTAGATGAAATAACTGACATGTAAAATCTTCATCAGCTTCTCGTTTTTGTCCGGTATGATGATGGTGACTAATTAATGGTTTAATTAAGACGGTCTGAAACATCGTCACAATTTTcagtcttctatgtgcgggttatttgtgtattgttcagtcacggtattgtgtctttttttttcttaattgcTGTGCATATAGCCAAGGATAAGAAGGCCAATATAACTGGAGAATCAGCGATC includes the following:
- the LOC128703256 gene encoding uncharacterized protein, which gives rise to MVCVLAGQEASYRRTRFPLLLLLVGALVLHAEGVFDIPHFLEFGKCVNVTLVKDFDPVKYGGLWFDIFSVPNDYQQTKACIIQNYTWMGDYMDVQTRGLTEDEKKVKQRLTFLKEADLRSPPDPAHMRVIAESMPESPYQVVHTDYHSVSCVYSCLEYFGFRAEFAWVLSRTPRLPGNRENECHSRFRAMDVDPTKMTLIKQGESCPYYKKLDQLMEFNRLLLKKNLGFESTAESTTLQEPTTATVPTTITTTTTTTTTTTTTPATIHPSINTLSETTIPSTTTTDPPDPTEGLPSTTTAAAATTRAVTDPGTFGLPDTKQVGATTHDMLTEVGHDADAEPMKKEHAGFLSNQTVFNIDRGSAVNHTDEGRPSHLSYNESMTFEEVSWKEKSLSVTITPTVLTLQLTVLFTLLL